The stretch of DNA CTTTTCATGGAAAACCTTGATCCCCCTCTCCGCGCGGGAAAGGGGGATCACATGCTTGTTGATTATTCTGTGTCTTCTTCGATGTCGACGTCAACTTCATCGTTGTCGTCATCCATTTCTTCTTCTTCGTCGTCAGCGGGTTCGTCATCGGCCGGCGCGGAAGGCAGCGGAGGCGCGTTTTTCAGCTTCTCTACCTCCACGTCCAGCTCTTCATCATCCAGATCCGGCGGGATGAGGGTGATGTCGCAGACCTTGTCGTTGTCGTAGAGATTGATCAGTCTTACGCCCTGGGTGTTGCGGCTGATCGATTTGATCTCGCTGATCTTTTGCCGGATGATCTTGCCATCCTGGGTAATGATCATCAGGTCCTCGCTGTCGTCCACGATCATCAGCGCGGCCAGGTGGCCGTTGCGTTGGCTGGTTTTTAGCGTGATCACGCCTTTGCTGCCGCGCCGGGTGGTGGGATAGGCTGAGGTGAGGGTGCGTTTGCCATAGCCGTTTTCGCTGATGGCCAGGATGGTCTTGCCGCTGGGGTTGCCGTTCTCGATGATATCTTCCTGGGAGATGATGCCCATGGAGATCACGTAATCCTCGTCGCGCAGCCGGATGCCCCGCACGCCTTTGGTGAAGCGAGCCGTCTGGCGGAAGTCCTTTTCGTTGAAGCGGTTGCAATAACCGTTCTTGGTGGCCAGGATGATGTCGTCGTTCCCCTCGGTGATGCGGGCGTCGATCAGTTCGTCACCCGGCATCAGCCTGATCGCCAGGATGCCGCTGCTGCGCGGACGGCTGAAGGCCGCCAGGGCGGATTTCTTCACCGTTCCGTTCTTCGTGCACATCACCACGTTCTGCTCCGGACTGAAGTTCTTCAGGGTCACAAAGGCCCTGATCTTTTCCTTGTCCTCGAACTTCACCAGGTTCACCACCGCCTTGCCGCGGGCTGTTCTGCTCGCTTCCGGGATCTCGTAAACCTTCAGCCAGTAGCATCTGCCGTGGTCGGTGAAGAGCAGGATATAGGAATGAGTGGAGGCCACGAAGATATACTGGATGTTGTCCTCGTCCTTCAGATTGGTGCCCGTGAGGCCGCGTCCGCCGCGTCCCTGCACCCGGTAGGTATCCACGGGCAGGCGTTTCACATAGCCGTCGTGGGTGATGGTAACCACCACCAGTTCGTCGGCCACCATGTCCTCGGGATTCAGCATTCCGCTGTAGTTCTCCAGGATCCTGGAGCGGCGGGCATCACCAAACTTGTCGCGGATCTCCTGGGTTTCCCCTTTGATCAGTTGCATGCGCAGGTCCTTGTTTTCCACCAGATCGCGCAGCCTGGAGATAACTTTAAGCAGTTCGCGGTATTCTTCCTCGATCTTCTCGCGCTCCAGCCCGGTGAGGCGCTGCAAACGCATCTCCAAGATGGCTTTGGCCTGCACTTCAGAGAGGCCGAATTTCGCCTGCAACTGCTCGCTGGCCTCAGGCGGCGTCTGTGACGCGCGGATGGTGGCGATCACCTCGTCCAGGTTGTCTAGGGCGATCTTGAAACCTTCCAGGATGTGCAGCCGGTCCTCGGCGTTCCTCAGTTCGAACAGGGTGCGGCGCAGCACCACGTCGTGCCTGAACTGGATGAAATTGTTCAGCATGTCCTTCATGCTTACCACCTGGGGCACGCCGTCGATCAGGCAAAGGTTGATCACGCCGAAGGTTGTCTGCAGCTGGGTGTATTTGTAAAGATGGTTGAGCACGGTGTTGCCGTCCGCGTTTCTCTTCACCTGGATCACCAGGCGCATGCCGTCGCGGCCGGATTCGTCGCGCACATCGCTGATCCCATCTATGCGTTTGTCCTTCACCAGCTCCACGATCCGCTCGATCAGGGCGGTTTTCGTAACCTGATAGGGTATGGAGCGGATGATGATCGATTCCTGCTCATTCTTGCCGATCTCGATCTCGGCCTCGCCGCGGATCAGCAGGCGTCCCCGCCCGGTCTGGAAATAATCCCTGATCCCGTCGGAACCCAGGATGAATCCTCCCGTGGGGAAATCGGGGCCCTTGATGTATCTGCGCAGGTCCAGGATCTCGATCTCCGGATCGTCGATGAGGGCGATCATCGCGTCGC from Candidatus Cloacimonadota bacterium encodes:
- the gyrA gene encoding DNA gyrase subunit A, whose protein sequence is MDDKTKILNVQIEDHLRQAYLDYSMSVIVARALPDIRDGLKPSQRRIIFAMSELNLSPGGHFRKCAKIAGDTSGNYHPHGEQVVYPTLVRLAQPWNMRYPLVDGQGNFGSIDGDPPAAMRYTEARMQKVTMEMLDELEKDTVDFKGNYDDTRKEPVVFPARIPNLLINGSSGIAVGMATNMPPHNIAEVCDAMIALIDDPEIEILDLRRYIKGPDFPTGGFILGSDGIRDYFQTGRGRLLIRGEAEIEIGKNEQESIIIRSIPYQVTKTALIERIVELVKDKRIDGISDVRDESGRDGMRLVIQVKRNADGNTVLNHLYKYTQLQTTFGVINLCLIDGVPQVVSMKDMLNNFIQFRHDVVLRRTLFELRNAEDRLHILEGFKIALDNLDEVIATIRASQTPPEASEQLQAKFGLSEVQAKAILEMRLQRLTGLEREKIEEEYRELLKVISRLRDLVENKDLRMQLIKGETQEIRDKFGDARRSRILENYSGMLNPEDMVADELVVVTITHDGYVKRLPVDTYRVQGRGGRGLTGTNLKDEDNIQYIFVASTHSYILLFTDHGRCYWLKVYEIPEASRTARGKAVVNLVKFEDKEKIRAFVTLKNFSPEQNVVMCTKNGTVKKSALAAFSRPRSSGILAIRLMPGDELIDARITEGNDDIILATKNGYCNRFNEKDFRQTARFTKGVRGIRLRDEDYVISMGIISQEDIIENGNPSGKTILAISENGYGKRTLTSAYPTTRRGSKGVITLKTSQRNGHLAALMIVDDSEDLMIITQDGKIIRQKISEIKSISRNTQGVRLINLYDNDKVCDITLIPPDLDDEELDVEVEKLKNAPPLPSAPADDEPADDEEEEMDDDNDEVDVDIEEDTE